Proteins encoded in a region of the Zea mays cultivar B73 chromosome 2, Zm-B73-REFERENCE-NAM-5.0, whole genome shotgun sequence genome:
- the LOC100282997 gene encoding desiccation-related protein PCC13-62 precursor, with protein sequence MGAPALSSVVVVATAAVVCLCGAFAQAQDMDSEWARPAYRGFFGAPAGSLLPQSDVDLLEFPLNLEYLETEFFCWSALGYGLDAIDANLTGGGPPSIGGQSASLTPFIRDVATQFCYQEVGHLRAIKQTVRGFPRPLLDISAANFGKIIEQALNATLDPPFDPYENSLNFLVASYIIPYVGLTGYVGANPRLLTPQARKLLAGLLAVESAQDAVIRTLLYERGMARVPSYAGGVAEITARISDLRNSLGRRGVKDEGLVVAPELGPEGLTVGNIIAGDHLSLAYDRTPEEILGIVYGTGNSAQHGGFFPQGADGRIARGLLA encoded by the exons ATGGGTGCGCCGGCGCTGTCGTCCGTCGTCGTGGTGGCCACGGCGGCAGTGGTTTGCCTGTGCGGGGCCTTTGCGCAGGCGCAGGACATGGACAGCGAGTGGGCGCGGCCGGCCTACCGCGGGTTCTTCGGCGCCCCGGCCGGGTCGCTGCTGCCGCAGTCGGACGTGGACCTGCTGGAGTTCCCGCTGAACCTGGAGTACCTGGAGACGGAGTTCTTCTGCTGGTCCGCTCTGGGGTACGGCCTCGACGCCATCGACGCCAACCTCACCGGCGGCGGGCCGCCCTCCATCGGCGGCCAGTCCGCGTCCCTCACCCCGTTCATCCGCGACGTGGCCACCCAGTTCTGTTACCAAGAAGTCGGGCACCTCAG GGCGATCAAGCAGACGGTGAGGGGCTTCCCGAGGCCGTTGCTGGACATCAGCGCGGCCAACTTCggcaagatcatcgagcaagcgcTGAACGCGACGCTGGACCCGCCCTTCGACCCCTACGAGAACAGCCTCAACTTCCTCGTCGCCTCCTACATCATCCCCTACGTCGGCCTCACCGGCTACGTCGGCGCCAACCCCAGGCTCCTCACCCCTCAGGCCAGAAAG CTGCTGGCGGGGCTGCTGGCGGTGGAGTCGGCGCAGGACGCGGTGATCCGTACGCTGCTGTACGAGCGCGGGATGGCGCGTGTGCCGAGCTATGCCGGCGGGGTGGCGGAGATCACGGCACGCATCTCGGACCTCCGGAACTCGCTGGGGAGGAGGGGCGTGAAGGACGAGGGCCTGGTGGTGGCGCCCGAGCTGGGGCCCGAGGGGCTGACCGTGGGGAACATCATCGCCGGCGACCACCTGTCGCTCGCCTACGACCGCACGCCGGAGGAGATCCTCGGCATCGTGTACGGCACCGGTAACTCCGCCCAGCACGGCGGCTTCTTTCCCCAGGGCGCAGACGGCCGCATCGCCAGGGGTCTCCTCGCGTAG